One segment of Patescibacteria group bacterium DNA contains the following:
- a CDS encoding AI-2E family transporter: MQVSNKKFTIDFNLSTLLKIAVVCLALLLLFYIRDILLMVFVSLILASAIKPWVDWFAKNKVPRSLGILIIYLIGLWAVFMAFFLLINPISSEIKNLSEDFPVYWQNVSSGWNHVAAFSQSHGLKQNIEDALSAMQAGLTSLATNLVGGLVSFIGGVFSLLVILVMTFYLAVYDRQMKIVARNFLPANHRDYFDHLIDRMQEKIGLWLRGQLLLCLIIFIMSLVGLLVLGVKYAWVLALIAGITEIIPYLGPFMAGIPAVFIASTQSPWLGLAVLILFIVVQQSENYFITPQVMRKAIGLNPVITIIVMMIGFKLSGLMGIILSVPVATAIGVGLGDYLEHRKSK; encoded by the coding sequence ATGCAAGTCAGCAACAAAAAATTTACTATTGATTTTAACTTATCTACACTATTGAAGATAGCCGTCGTCTGTTTGGCATTGCTTTTGTTGTTTTATATCCGCGATATTTTGTTAATGGTCTTTGTTTCTTTGATTTTGGCCTCGGCTATTAAACCTTGGGTGGATTGGTTTGCCAAAAACAAGGTCCCGCGCTCTTTGGGGATTTTGATAATTTATTTGATCGGATTATGGGCGGTGTTTATGGCTTTTTTCCTCTTGATTAATCCTATTAGTTCGGAAATCAAAAACTTGTCTGAGGATTTTCCGGTTTATTGGCAGAATGTTTCCTCCGGTTGGAATCATGTGGCGGCGTTTTCCCAAAGCCACGGCTTGAAACAGAATATTGAAGATGCTTTGTCAGCCATGCAAGCCGGCTTGACTTCGCTGGCAACAAATTTAGTCGGTGGCTTGGTTTCTTTTATTGGTGGCGTGTTCTCTCTATTGGTAATATTGGTCATGACTTTTTATTTGGCGGTTTATGATCGGCAGATGAAAATAGTGGCTCGGAATTTTTTGCCTGCCAATCATCGTGATTACTTTGACCATCTGATTGATCGTATGCAAGAGAAGATCGGCTTATGGTTGCGCGGCCAGCTTTTGCTGTGTTTGATTATTTTTATCATGTCTTTGGTTGGCTTGCTGGTTTTAGGGGTTAAGTATGCCTGGGTCTTGGCATTAATCGCCGGCATAACCGAAATCATTCCCTATCTCGGGCCTTTTATGGCTGGCATTCCGGCAGTATTTATCGCTTCTACTCAGTCGCCTTGGTTGGGCCTAGCGGTTTTGATTTTGTTCATCGTTGTCCAGCAATCGGAAAATTATTTTATTACTCCGCAAGTCATGCGCAAGGCGATCGGTCTTAATCCGGTTATTACCATTATTGTCATGATGATCGGTTTTAAATTAAGCGGATTGATGGGTATTATACTATCCGTACCGGTAGCCACGGCGATCGGCGTGGGCCTAGGTGATTATTTGGAGCATCGGAAATCAAAATAA
- the smpB gene encoding SsrA-binding protein SmpB, with the protein MSVITKNKEGLFGYEIIDTWRAGIVLSGPEVKAVKLGQISLKGSFVQIDNKNEAWIVNCHISPYKPAKGHQNGYNPDKSRKLLLNKKEIASIIGKKAQKGLTIIPISVYTYKRLIKVEIGLARSRTKVDKREVVKKREQEREIERTLKK; encoded by the coding sequence ATGTCGGTGATCACCAAAAACAAAGAAGGCTTGTTCGGTTATGAGATTATTGACACCTGGCGAGCCGGCATTGTTCTGTCCGGTCCGGAAGTTAAGGCGGTTAAGTTGGGACAAATCAGCCTGAAAGGAAGTTTTGTTCAAATTGACAATAAAAACGAAGCTTGGATAGTTAATTGCCATATCAGCCCCTATAAACCGGCTAAAGGCCACCAAAACGGCTATAACCCCGATAAAAGCCGTAAACTCCTCCTAAACAAAAAAGAAATCGCCTCAATTATAGGCAAAAAAGCCCAAAAGGGGTTGACAATTATCCCCATTTCGGTATATACTTATAAAAGACTAATCAAGGTGGAAATCGGACTGGCCCGCAGCCGAACCAAGGTAGACAAGCGAGAGGTCGTCAAAAAACGAGAGCAAGAACGGGAGATAGAAAGAACGTTGAAAAAGTAA
- the infC gene encoding translation initiation factor IF-3, whose protein sequence is MRKSFRGRHQKPEGPKEFRINEKIFSPELMIIDENGANLGAMSRDQALSEARERELDLVEVSPKANPPIAKFMDYGSFKYQREKQERKAKAKQKTTETKTVKISPRIGQHDLEVRASQAAGFLADGDKVKIELQLRGRENQHTDLAKGNIRELVEAIKVRLIEKKEEQPIRIESDITKQGGRLSMTITL, encoded by the coding sequence ATGCGTAAATCATTCAGAGGACGCCATCAAAAGCCGGAAGGCCCCAAGGAATTCCGCATCAATGAAAAAATCTTTTCTCCGGAATTGATGATTATTGATGAAAACGGAGCCAATCTCGGGGCCATGAGCCGTGATCAAGCGCTTAGCGAAGCTCGCGAACGGGAGCTTGATTTGGTTGAAGTTTCACCCAAGGCCAATCCGCCCATAGCCAAATTCATGGATTATGGCAGTTTCAAGTATCAGCGCGAAAAACAAGAGCGCAAAGCCAAGGCCAAACAAAAAACCACCGAAACAAAAACAGTCAAAATCTCGCCACGCATCGGCCAGCACGATTTGGAGGTCAGAGCGTCACAAGCCGCCGGATTCTTGGCTGACGGCGACAAAGTCAAAATAGAGCTGCAACTTCGTGGCCGGGAAAACCAACATACTGATTTAGCCAAAGGAAACATCCGCGAACTGGTTGAGGCTATCAAAGTCAGACTGATTGAGAAAAAAGAAGAACAGCCGATCAGGATTGAATCCGACATCACCAAGCAAGGCGGCCGTTTATCCATGACCATCACCTTATAA